A section of the Telopea speciosissima isolate NSW1024214 ecotype Mountain lineage chromosome 3, Tspe_v1, whole genome shotgun sequence genome encodes:
- the LOC122653928 gene encoding putative zinc finger protein CONSTANS-LIKE 11, which translates to MELLCDYCGRERAVVYCKSDTVSLCLNCDGLVHSANAISQKHLRSLICNNCNSQPAVILCVEDKLFLCQSCSSDGNCCSGCGHRLQTINCYSGCPSAAELLKIWASILDASLPQEDVNRLDTSWEPQEMLSMDENTMKNCWEPKQQGLMVNTEQNEPEPGLPSESWIGSSSEFPPNEKLGLCGGDKPPLHPENSDVAKDCSSLKDLEIHGLSDLCDGFSIDDVGLIFENESDIFGCSQSHPSYVFDDVAVGCLFMDKNFSVADSGGPSEDIIEASSSEQHDRVAIQSSCAAGLASVVQAVNSGTDRVFLIPGGSRSINICFPTGQVHSSMPNLTSESSVADYEHCGVSPVFLTSGSPWDLNFEGTCPQARDKAKLRYNEKKKTRTFGKQIKYASRKARADTRKREKGRFVKAGEAYDYDPLKARKF; encoded by the exons ATGGAGCTTCTATGTGATTACTGCGGAAGGGAGAGGGCAGTAGTCTACTGCAAATCGGATACAGTTAGTCTGTGCTTGAACTGTGATGGATTGGTGCACTCTGCTAATGCAATCTCACAGAAGCACCTTCGTTCTCTCATTTGCAACAATTGCAACTCACAACCTGCAGTCATTCTATGTGTTGAAGATAAACTGTTTCTATGTCAGAGCTGCAGCAGTGACGGGAATTGCTGCTCAGGTTGTGGACATCGTCTTCAGACAATAAATTGTTACTCAGGATGTCCCTCTGCCGCAGAGCTCTTAAAAATATGGGCTTCTATCCTCGATGCTTCATTGCCACAGGAAGATGTCAATAGACTCGATACTAGCTGGGAACCACAAGAGATGCTGTCTATGGATGAGAATACCATGAAGAACTGTTGGGAACCTAAACAACAGGGGTTAATGGTAAACACAGAGCAGAATGAACCGGAACCTGGTCTTCCGTCTGAATCTTGGATAGGTTCATCTTCAGAGTTTCCTCCTAACGAAAAGTTGGGACTGTGTGGAGGAGATAAACCACCATTACACCCTGAGAACTCAGACGTGGCAAAG GACTGTTCTTCACTGAAGGATCTTGAAATTCATGGTCTCAGTGACCTTTGTGATGGTTTCAGCATTGATGATGTTGGCTTAATTTTTGAGAACGAAAGTGACATATTTGGGTGCTCACAAAGTCATCCCAGTTATGTTTTTGATGACGTAGCAGTTGGTTGCTTATTTATGGACAAAAACTTCTCGGTGGCTGATTCTGGTGGTCCCAGTGAGGATATCATAGAG GCATCATCATCAGAGCAACATGACCGTGTGGCCATTCAGTCCTCTTGTGCTGCAGGATTGGCCTCTGTGGTCCAGGCTGTGAATAGTGGAACAGATCGAGTATTTCTAATTCCTGGCGGCAGCAGAAGCATCAACATATGTTTTCCAACTGGACAAGTCCACTCAAGCATGCCCAACCTTACTAGTGAAAGTAGTGTTGCTGATTATGaacattgtggagtatcaccaGTGTTTTTAACAAGCGGATCACCATGGGATTTAAATTTTGAAGGCACTTGCCCACAGGCGAGGGACAAAGCGAAGCTCAGATataatgaaaagaagaaaacacgCAC GTTtgggaaacaaataaaatatgctTCCCGAAAAGCCAGAGCAGATACCAGAAAgcgtgagaaaggtagatttgTGAAGGCAGGTGAAGCTTATGACTATGATCCTCTTAAAGCAAGAAAATTCTGA